Genomic segment of Patescibacteria group bacterium:
TAAAAGAGCCGCTTCAGCGTTGATAGAATTAGTAATCATACCATCGGGGCGATTTACACTTAACCATTGGTTGAGTGTTATACCGGGTGCGCTGTACGGTTTAAGCGTGATACTGTAGCCAGTCCAGGCGGTACTGGAGAGAAAGGTAGTTTCGGTAGAATAAAATACTATAGTGCCGTCCGGTAAAATTTTACCAGTGAGATTACTTGGGTGTAAAACCGTAAATAGATCGGTGCTAAAAAATTTCCGCGTGGGTTGAATAGCACCCAGTTTGGCCAGTTGTATATAATTATTACCTTGATCGGTGAGATTAGTCTTAATGGCATTATCAACGCGCCAAATTACATTACCGGTATCATCTTTTATTACCAGTGTTACCGTTGGCACATCAGGAAATGTAGCAAAGATGGTTTTTAGGGTATCCAAGAATGTGGTTTCAACCGGTGGTTTATAAACGAATTCAACATACAAACCTTGATCAGTGGTCGTGAAACGATATGTCTTAAGATCGATCTTTAACTTAGCCACGATGTTTCTTATTGTATTATTGTAGTTATCCCATTCATCAGCGGTGGTAGTAAATGTACCGGTTGTGGTTGGAGTGCTTGGAATATCTGGTTCAATTGTAACTGGTAGTGAGCTATAACTGGGTTGATAGGCAAAGGCCGTTAACTTACCAGCGGTTTTGGCTGGGACTTCCTGAGTAATTTGATTGAAGCGATTATAAGCTAACCAAGTATTGCGCCAGGGGTGAAAAAATAACCATTGACTACCATCCGTTGACCAAACCACTACTGGTACACCAACCCGATCTAATATTTTATGTTCTTCGGCTTTTGTCCCATCGCGTTGTAACACCAAAACATAGGGTGAAAACGGTTCAGGATTTTGCGTTGCACTAGTTACTACTAATCCAAACTCATTAGCTGTAATCCAACTTAATGAATGAAACTCATAAAACGGTAAACTAATCGAGTTATATAACTCCGCGCCAGCTAAATCAACCGAAATAATTTTTTGACTATTTTCCACAAAAGCCATTTCACTACCGTCAGGTGCAAACACTAGTTGATCATACAGTGCTCCAGTTGTGCCGGTATAAATAATTTTATCTTCGGCTGTAGCAATAGTATATAAATGTAATTGTTCGTTACTAAACCAAGCTACATACAATTCTGCTGAATCAACCGCTATAGCTTGAGGTTGAATGGACAGTTGACCAATTGTTCTTGTACCGGATGATTCGTGTAGAGACATTACACCATTGGTCACACCATACCAATGATTAGTCGCGAGCAGATAATTGCTCAGTAATTCTTGGCTTTGATCAGATAAAGCCAGACTGGCCGTACTGGCAGTATCGGTCGCGTAAACCGTTTTACCGGTCTCACTGGTACTAAGAAAAACCACTAGGCCGGCACTAATATCCAAAAAAGTTTTTTGGTCGATCGGCTCTACTGCTGCGTTTACCGCGGGGGGTGGTGTGGTAGTGGAATGTGGCCATAACCACCAAATAATCCCGGCAATTACAAGCAAACCAGAGGCAAGCACGATAAATATTAACACCCGTTGGCGATCCATGGCAGCAATTATATCATTATGCTAATGTACTGTCATGCAAAATATGTTAGAGCGCATTAGTACGATTGGTGAGCAATTAAACATTGCCGGCATGCGGGCTAAAGTAGCCACCCTTGAAGCGGAAATGGCGCAGCCCGAGTTTTGGCAAAATCAATCTCATGCCCAAACGGTTAGCCGAACCGTGAATGATTTGCGTAAAGAAATTCAAACCTGGGATGACTTGAAAGTGAGTTTGAAAAATCTCCAAGAGATGGCTGATTTAAATCAAACCGAGCCGGATCCTGAAATTACCGCCGAACTAGAACTCCAACGCACCGCACTCACCAAACAGTTTACCGAATTAGAGTTTCATTTACTCTTCGGTAAAAAATATGATGATGCTTCGGCCGTGGTGGCCATTCACGCTGGCGCTGGTGGAGTAGATGCACAAGATTGGGCCGAAATGTTGATGCGTATGATGTTGCGTTATTGTGAACAAAAAGGTTTTGCCGTGTCTGTGCTTGAAGTGGCACGTGGTAATGAAGCTGGCATAAAATCGGCGACACTGGAAGTAACCGGGCGCTATGCTTATGGTTATTTAAAAAGTGAACACGGTGTGCATCGCCTCGTGCGGCAATCACCGTTTAACGCTGATGCTTTGCGCCAAACCTCTTTTGCTTTGATTGAAGTGTTACCTGAACTGGGGGAATCATCGCCCGTGGAGATTAAAGATGAAGATTTGCGCATCGATGTGTATCGAGCTGGTGGCAAAGGCGGCCAAGGTGTTAATACCACCGATTCTGCCGTACGCATTACCCATTTAGCCACCAACATCGTGGTCACTTGCCAAAATGAACGCTCGCAACATCAGAACAAAGCCACCGCCATGAAAATCCTGCGCGCGAAATTACACCAGTTACAACTCCAAGCTGAACAAGCCGAAAAATTAAAACTCAGAGGCGAATACACGTCCGCCGAATGGGGGAATCAAATTCGCTCGTATGTGTTACATCCTTATAAGATGGTAAAAGATCATCGTACCGATTATGAAGAATCCGACCCCGACGCAGTGTTAAATGGAAAACTGGAAGGGTTTGTTGAGGCGTATTTACGTAAGACGGTAGATGCGCGGGTGACGAATGAGGTTTAGAGACTTGGTCGAATTGATCGCTGAGGCACTGAAAAAAACTGAAGACCCGCCTACGCTCAGAGCTTCGGCGGGCAGGCACTGAAAAAGATTGTAATATGAATCTAGAAGAGATGTGTCACCGGCACGTCTCTTCTAGGCTAAACCACACGTTTACTGACTATGATTACAAATGTAATTCTTGAAAATTAATTCCTTGTTTTAAATTGTTATTTCCCGGTTTGTAAAATTCAAAACTTTAAAATTATTTTTTTGCAGATATTCTTCTGTCACGTCATAAAGTACGGGTAC
This window contains:
- the prfB gene encoding peptide chain release factor 2, with the protein product MQNMLERISTIGEQLNIAGMRAKVATLEAEMAQPEFWQNQSHAQTVSRTVNDLRKEIQTWDDLKVSLKNLQEMADLNQTEPDPEITAELELQRTALTKQFTELEFHLLFGKKYDDASAVVAIHAGAGGVDAQDWAEMLMRMMLRYCEQKGFAVSVLEVARGNEAGIKSATLEVTGRYAYGYLKSEHGVHRLVRQSPFNADALRQTSFALIEVLPELGESSPVEIKDEDLRIDVYRAGGKGGQGVNTTDSAVRITHLATNIVVTCQNERSQHQNKATAMKILRAKLHQLQLQAEQAEKLKLRGEYTSAEWGNQIRSYVLHPYKMVKDHRTDYEESDPDAVLNGKLEGFVEAYLRKTVDARVTNEV